The nucleotide window ACTATGATCTTACTCTTACTACGTACCCTGTATCATCTTCCTTCTGTTAACTGCGCACGGGGGCACGTAGTTGCACCCAATCTCATAAACGTGAGACGCGTAgtaatattctctctctctctctctctctctctctctctctctctctttagaGAGACACAGGAAAATGGAGTAAAAATATCTTCACGAGAATGCGACATAGAGCATTTATTATGACCCAACAGGTGGTTTCGGCAAGCCGACCCTAAACTCTTTCCTTGTTTCAATGTATCTTTATGGTATAAATAGCAGAGTTTTCGAGTTCAAACAAAGTGGCTGATGCGATAGAGAGGATTAAAAAGCTTGAGAAACACAGAGACAGATAAACAAGAACCAGACCAAAAGCCATGTCTCACATAGCTGTGGAGAGAAACAGAAGGAAACAGATGAACGAGCACCTCAAAGTTCTACGCTCTTTAACACCATGTTTCTACATCAAAAGGGTATATCACATCCTCATTAGCTACCTAGGAAATGAACATATTCTcccttgttcttgtttttgctgGCTTCAATCCTAGAGAAAAACCCTACAACGAATTGTTACGAAAAGATGTGTTTTTGCTTATTAACTTACTCTCTTATCTCTTACTGTGTATGATTCAATCTAAGTCGGTGTTAAACTTGTTGTTAATGGTAGGGAGACCAAGCATCAATCATCGGGGGTGTGATAGAGTTCATCAAGGAGCTGCATCAAGTTTTGCAGTCTTTGGAATCTAATAAACGGAGGAGGAAGAGCCTAAGCCCTAGCCCCAATCCAAGCCCGAGCCAGCCACTGCTACTACTGCCACCGCCGGCGCTGCCCCAACTTGATCAAAGCCCTAAATTCAATTTTGGGTTGATTGATCAAAATCATGACCGTGCGGTCAAGGAACTAGGAGCATGCTGCAACTCTCCGGTGGCAGATGTGGAAGCCAAAATCTCGGGGTCGAACGTGGTGTTGAAGATAATATCCAGGCGAATTCCAGGTCAAGTTGTGAAGATAATTAGTGTGCTGGAGAGGTCTTCATTTGAGGTTCTTCATCTCAACATCAGTAGCATGGAAGACACTGTCTTATACTCTTTCGTGATCAAGGTACTAATTTAATTAGATTATATAATTATCACAAACtaaacctatatatatatcattaaaAATCTATCCAGGACAAGCTAATGAGAACATTAAGTCTCCAACTTACAAGAGAAAattatttagggttttgattacCCTCGTAATGTTCCTGGGAGAAATAATTTTAATACATCTAAAAGTGCTAAATTTTATTCATCTGGAATCAACAAAAAGGACTGAGATTATGGTATTTGAATCATATGATCATATGCAATATGTAGTATAAATTCACGTATATATCATCGCCAATAATTAACTAAGCTATTGATTCCATTATCAATTTTGAATACAAGAGGCATGGTCACGACTCATGATCTTCATGAATAGGTTAGTAAGCACATGTTGGTTTCCCTTCAGCAATATTGATCAAGGACTGTAACTAGCAATGAATTAAAATTGTATAATGAAATTGCAATCGTACATTGATAGTTTGCTTGTTTGCTTTGTTGCTTTGCTGCAGATAGGACTGGAGTGTCAGCTGAGCGTAGAGGATCTAGTTCTTGAAGTTCAACAGAGTTTGCGCTCGGACACTGCTTAATTAAGCAGATCAAGGACATTAACCAAAACTAGAACAAAATAACCAGACGATATAGAGTTAGTTTGATCGAGTAGGTACTGCTTAAGTTAGTTTGATGCATGGTTAATTTGCTATAGTATGCAAATGAAACGGGAAAACAATCTTTTCACTGAAAAATGTTGGAATAATAAGCAATGCTTATGCCCTACGTATGAACTCTCTTTTGGTCTGGATATATAAACTCTTTTATAGACTTAATTTACTCTTACATGCATGATATGCCACCACGTATCTCATATTCATGGAAGAGTGTAAATAGAGAGTAAATTAATTCTATCTGAAACGAATAAAAAATCATAGTAGGTCTGTAATATCATATATATTGCAGAAATATACATACAACGTACtaacatgcatgcatatatacacacacacactgcgGAACAGGTGTTAGAATTTTCACAAAATGAGTACTATAAACTATCTCAGAATAAGTACATGTAAACACATATACTGTAATTTGCGTATTAGAAGTGTTGTGGTAGTCGCATTCTAATTTAAGATTACAACAGTGTATCTATCATAATATCTGCAAATTTACATGAACAGAAAATCAACTATGACAAATATAGAATTGACATGTTATTTTGATCCTAAGTTAGGATGCGTATGACGTTGCAATCTCATAACACAgtaagtacatatatatatcgCAACAAGCAatataaattgaaatcaaagaTAAAGAGATCGTAGAGATACTAACTAGATCCACTGCCTCCTTGCATTGTTCTTCTCCTAGATTCACCCTTGATCTCATATTGTTAATGGGACAAATTGATTGAGGTGTAGTGCTCTTGCAGGGATCAATGAAAGCGTTGTAATCCACTTTATATCAGAAAAGCAGTTAAGgcagtttcttccatcaaggaactgtCTTATAACTTCATTGTCTATATCTGATGGATTATTCTAAATAACCATactatttgaattcaaattcaaaacagattgCATTACTAAAACTATTTTCGATTACAAGTTTTATTTAATACTCTAATGTTACAATCTGAACTCTAATACTCCTCACAATGTCAGCTTAAGTGAAAATGCTGATGTCTGGTTCAATAAGGTCTTACAACAGGCCTGATCCATCTACATTAACTGATCGAGTCTGATTGAATCATTCTCAAATACTCATGATTCAACTATTAGTTGGTGGGTATTGTTTGATTAGAAATCAGATTTGATTCTGCATGTTAAGATGGTAATGTTCTAACTAGAACATTAGTACGAACTATGTCTGAAGAGTCAAACTGAATTATATGTATACTTCAATGACGGGCAAGAACTAGCAACTCTTTCTCTGCTGTTGTGAAGTAATGGAAAAATGCTCATCATTGTTTTGCCAAAGTTGTAAATGGCATGGAAGGATCTATTAATATGTTGTCCTAGCCTCCTAGGACAGTAAGACAACACTAACACCATAATTTGAATACGAAATGCGCATTTTTGGCATAGATGACCTAGCTAGGAAATATCTAATATCTTTCAAAGTCCAACGGGTGCCGGATTAGAAATCCAATCTATATatcttatcaacctctataGAGTCGAGTCGATCAGGTTCAATGACCAGGAGAAGCAAAATTCTTCAAGCACTTATAATAATGTACATATAGTGAGTCTACTATTGTGAGAAAATAATTTGTTGTACTGATACATTAACTTACGGTAAGTTAGAGGAACCATGCGAAACATAATACACATGTCGTCTTGAATCTGctcatatctatactattattaagagaagaggctttgttagctaaaactgaaaattttgacagatttaaccctgaaagattaaaaaactttgacaacaaattaaatcacaagagtAAATTgaacaattataaaatagattttattaagaaaattgaaaagaaattatcCCACAACCTCtcattttctctcccactattttctctctgcaataacaaCCCActgaatatattttcttttgcatataacttttttttttttacaattaaaatttttcttACACATACAGAGTatgtgattgcagactagtttttttttatcaagagcCATTAATTTCAAGAACATTTGGGCCATAAGCTAACAACTACATTAAACTAGGTTCCGTGCTATGAATGAATGCTAATTACATTATAAAAACTCCAACAATCTGGTTTAGATAAAGAGCCAATTacacctttcaaaaaaaaaaaagagccaaTTACATTAATCCTAATCCAAAGTCAAATCATTAAAATAAACCCGatcgaaaaaacaaaaaaatcattaaGATAAAGAGCCACTGGAATAAAAAACATGTACTGCATTGTGGGCCTCGGGGATGAAGATTGTGATGGGCTCAATCCTTTGTGGGCCTCATCTCCCAAACAGTGAACTGCAACCTTTCACCAACTCCTTTGACATTTGCAAGTCTTCCTAATTGGTAAGTGACCAAATCTGTGGTCATACAGTGACTTCTTTCTTTCAAATGTCTACTCCAACTCTATCATAGCAAGTGATAGTGACTTGGTGAGACTGAACCTAATTTTGGCACATGATAATGATACTATATGATTGGATTGGATTGCCAGATATCTAAGTGGGTTAATTTGTTACTTATTTCCACTAAACTAAGCAAACTATCTAATCAATCTTAAAAAGCAGCAGAAAGTATAGCATTCAAAAAAGCCACAAATCCGTGATTAATTATCTGCTCATGTCTCTGTCCTCAGGTCTACATGAACTAATAACTAGTAAAacttcactttctctctctcttcaactcCACCCGCCGGCTGCCGCCATAAGCGGAGTTTAAGGGGGGCCAATGCAAGCAGTCACACTCAATTAACATACAACATAATTATTAAACTGTTGACATAATAGAATCCGGCTAATAAGTACTGATTCAAAACTAAATTTCTttgattgccaaaaaaaaaaaagagtactgATTCCAAACTCACTTCTCAAAGAAGAAATTGCCAAACCAATTACAATGAAACCTACAAAACTGGTACTTATGAGTTCGGGATCTCCAGGATTTTGGGCAGTTGTTGTTAAACTTaaattttaagaaaaatttaTGAATCTATTATTAGAGGAAGCTGAACCATAAAGACATGATACAATTACTAGTTAATTTTTGGTTGAGCCTGCCTAGATGGGTCCATGCATATATTATTATTGGATTTTGATCATGAATCCTTCAAGTTCATGATTGCTAATTCACAGAGTAGTAACTacaaattgattaaaaaaaaaaaaaagagtagaaaGTACAAATAATCCACTGCATGTCCTGTGCTGTGAATAGTCTTTTTCAATTGCTGCTAAATTGTTCTGCATCATAAATCATAATGATTGGAACAGCTCAAGAACAGAGACTATGATTTCGTGATCCTCAGAATCCTACCACGTGAACAGCAGAAGATTAAATCTGAAGCAAGATTGAAAAGACGAGTAAATTATGATTGTTCGGTAAGTTTTATATTCGTTTACAAATTGACCAGAAACACACCCCATTCATGAAGGAATTTTGGTGATTCCCACATGGAAAATACATTCAGATGTGATTTTACTGATCTGATGCATTTTGTTCTTTCTAGCTTTGGcttcttttgtgtttttatcGATGTTACTTTCAACCCAGAACGAGATTTTATTGACTGAGGTAGAGCCAAAATCTGTATATCTGCAAATAAATCCTAATTGTCATGAACACACCCAGCCAAAGTGGTCCAACAGTTATGAAATTTTGCACCCAAATTATTGCAATAGCAGCCAAAATTTTGTTGAACCATAGACTCGTAAATGTACCCCGTTGTCTCAAGGTGGCCAAGTTCATTGCACAATTTATCGTATTTCCTAACTTTACATAGTTAGAGCATCTCTATTGTGAttccttagctattttgaatagcatgtttagctttttatctattttagtagttgtggctctctattataatttttagctatctcgctcctaaatataaagAGGGGGATgatgctctctataatttaaaacattccttttaagttattttatataatttataaatacatttaaactatttaatattcatttaaaaaataatataaattcaaaactagctaaaatagagaacattgatgcagacgtaattctaaagtggctagttaaaatgactttttatctactttagctaaaatttgacttaaaaatggctagcattgctaataGTAATAGTTAATTTTTAAGGGCCGCGACCACTTACCCGATTTCAGCATGaacattgcccacttactccaccaagagttttttaaccccatttacccaatctaacatctagaGACAATTTTGCCCCCTATTATTTAACTCtatcctctcagactctctctctctctcaccgatTTCTTCTCTCACCGTAGACTTTCCTTCTCTCCTCGCCGGAACGGTGTCAACCTCATTCCATCCCCGCAACGCAGTGGAAAACCGTCTCCAACCATTCCCTTCCCCATGCCGGAATCAAAAGCCCATACGCAGATCGAAAAATTTCGATCGGATCCAACCCATATCGGGCCAGATTGCGCCGAGCCAAGCAACGTCACCACAATCCCATCAACTCCAGTCCACCACCGAATTTACGCCGACACACCGATCCTAACCCCCAGCCAGCAAGAAAAGAACCATCACCGGCCAACAGACATGATCTGCTCTACCATCCCACCGATCCTAATCAATTCCAGATTCGTTTTCAGGCGGAGAAAGAATCGCCGGCGCTGCAAGTCTCAGGATCTGGCATTGAAGCTTGCGAGCATGAGGGCAATGGGGCAGCGGTGCTTGGTGCTGGAGCAGAAGATCGCGGCCCAAAGCTTCAAGATCTAGGAGCTCCGGTCGGATATCGAGTTTGTTCATCCCCAGTCGCTCTGatctggtgcccagagcaatttctgggtgcccataacactttttttttttttttttttttttccggtatCCTGagattgcaatgtaactgtggggtttgtttaatggtctactggggggcagtagacacattattggcccccagtagactttgatacgagggacatggatcactatagtgtggtgttttgataagttacatgttgttttcagtgtattaaagtcaaattatctgtgaatcctacaaaatggtgcatttttggtggtctattgagaggcagtagaaacattggactttgtattgggggacaataatatgattattgggaggcactaatataattataaattgatcaattgtgcctgtagtgtattcattttggttttgggagttcatacaattcactggacggcaataatatgatttttgggaggcaataatatgattactggggggcagtaatatgattactggggggcaataatagccggattcctgtcattggtcgccggatttcggttaccggttcctggaatccggtcaacggtcgccggaatccggtcaccgttcgctggagtccggtcatcggtcgccggagaccgcgccggccactggtcaccggagcacagcaaggtggagggtgacttctctctataagtgagaaagaaggagagagcaaaaaagtctcaaaaaaaaaaagaaaaaagaattaattgggtaaaggggaaataatcctttagagtgttttgggtaaatggggttaaaaaacagttggtggagcaaatgggcaatttttagcctaaaatcgggtaaatgatcattttccctaatttttatttaacaaattaatttcttctattttctttaaaaaaataaagatgaaATGTAAGCATTGCTACCGCTTGAGAAGAGCATTGTAGCGTCTATTCTCTTTAGGTATTGCATTTTAGTTTAATATATTTATGGGATACTGGGATTGTCATTGGTGATCATCGGTGGTGCTTTATATTGATTCGGTTCCATGCTTGATTGGCGCACCATAAGATATTGCTTTTCAAAGTATTTTTTAAGAGTGACGGGTCGATTTATTAGCTGACTCTAATAATTATTCGTGTTTAATTCGTTATTTGTTTTGAATATTGATTATATTACAAATATTATCGGTCAAAGTGGGTGTGAAACATAACTACATCCGGATTCGTCAAACCACAAATTTAATGATAATGAAGCAAAACCTCAGTCGACCTCACTCATGCAATGCAAGTGAGTGATGCAAAACCCTAAGCCTAGTCCGGCAGATCTCAGTCTCTCCACATCTTTTTCCTGACAAAAACGACATGAGCAGCGCACAGCGGAGCTCCCGCGGGTGACGGCACACCGTCGTCATCGGCCAAAGTCCAAGTACGAGAACCTCATCATCACGCCACGTGGACGGCCACACAGAGAGAGAGCAAGCTCAGTTACTGACCGAGTGACACGGACGCCAAAGTAAGTGTGAGAAGAGAGCAATAATGAGGGGAAGGCGTGGTCCGGTGTGGTGGGGTGTACTGTGAGCTTGCCGTACAAAAAtcccaaaaacctaaaaaaaaaaaaaaagaaagattccCGCGGCTAATGGGCTCACCTGACCTACGACTACTCTATTCTGTGTCCAGTGACAAGTCGTGTGATGTCCAATATAGAGGCGCTTGGCTAACTGACCACTTTTGCCGTTACTTTGATGACGTCATCCATTTCCAGATCTCTATTTTCACCACTTCCCAATTTCCATCGGCTCGTCCTTTACTCGGCTCCGCTTCTCGGCTCGTTGCTTCCTCACCTCGCTCGCTGGCTCCTTtctaatttgattttttttttcttttcctgaatttgttttactttttagtttttacctTCTTATTTTTCATATTTGACTCTTTTTATGGTTTCACCCACCATTTCTTACTTAAACGGCAAAGTCAAAGTGTGTGACAAATGACAAAGGGtacacacaaaagaaaaattcaaaataccATGGTATCGCagacttttttatttatttgatatatgtaattttctaagGATTAAGGGAAGTGAAATTTACACTCTATTTTGCAATTCACATTCTctctttccatttttagtaatttAAAAATAACATAAATGATAAAATGAGGAGTATATTTCACTCCCTATGATATAAGTATACATATTTAGGATaatatttttgagtttttatcgTATCTAGAACAAACGAAAACAAAATGTTCAATATCAATCAATAAGTACACAACTACACGTGCATTAATTAGGTTTTGCAAGTACCGATTTGCAAACTTGTCTTACCCAATGTGGCGATTTGATGAGTACATCAAACATATTTCTTATCTTATTATCAATCCGACGCCAAGATGATTCTTATCATAACAAATATTACATATTTTGCTTTGTGTGGGAGTGTCGAACGATCGCTTCACTAGCACGCGCGTGAGCATATTAACCCTAACACTCAAACGCCCTAAATTAACTCTACCATTTCTTGGTGATAACAGACAagagaataaatatatatacacaaactCCTGCATTCCTCTTCTTGGCTTCAGGTATTTTGCGTGCTCTAAATATTCGTTCTAGTCGTATATTTCCAGAACAGATGTTGACGCAAGGACAAACAAGAATTGAATTTCGTGTGAGAGTTGTGGCAGATCGACGTTAGTTCCAGTGCGGCGTGTCGCAGATTCACAAGGCCAGGCCACCACCCACCCCGCTGAACCCAGTACGTACGTACACTGTGTTACGCCGAGAACAATAAATTTTTTTGCCAATTTCTTACGCTAAActcatctcttttctctcttaCGTACTTCAACTCCTCTGCCTCTGCAAATCTGGTAAAgttaatcacatcaaggtcattctcgaaaaaaaaaaggagagagaggaggGCCCGAGTTCGTAATTAAATGCATGCATGTAAAAGCTTAGAATAGAATCATAGATCTAGACCTagcttagctagctagctactgcttctgcctctctctctctctctctctctctctctctgtatagCTTAGCTGTTGTGTAAGTAAACATGTACTCGGTTTTGGAATCACAATGCTCGATCAGATCAGTCAGTACCATTGTACTAATATGCAgcagcaaagaaaagaaaagatcgATGCTTTCAGATTCTCTCGTAAATATGAAACGGATTCAATGCCTGCAATTGCTAGGTTAGGTTTGTTGCTTGTTCGTCTAATCGAGCTTCATTAGTCCTTTTCTTGCTTTGCTTTTGGGTCCCCTTCGTCCTTTGATGAAGAGAACTGTGCTACTTACAGATCAGAGGTTGGATTAATTAGCTGCGTTTGCAGGTGTTAACGTAttggtgtagagagagagagagagagattgatttttttgtttcttctttctttcttttttaagtttttaagaATAATTGTTGTAATCGATGCAGTGTTTCATTTTCATGACGAGAGATCAGACATGAGACATGTCATGTGTGGTGTTATCCGTTATGATTGAGAACACTTCCTAAGTTAGGAGGATTGCAAACTTTTCCATGTCAAGTTGTCAACGACTAGaatatcaattttttcttttttttttggaatttataTGATAGCTACATCCTTAATGAAAATTCCAAAATCGCATCCAATAAGAATTACCAATTACAATCTCATAAAAACCAAGGAGATACTCGTTGTAATTTTTttccatattaaaaaaaaaaatctcatatgcttattttcttgaaaacaataaaaataagcataacaaggaaacaaaagaaactGGATTCCCTAGTAACTAAATATAACTCCATTTGATAAACGATCTTCAAAACTGCATAGAGAATCCATTAAATGAAGGGTCCTAGCTTTCATAATACATTAATACATTTTATCCTCTCTGGAAgcatttatccaaaaaaaattcttttaatGGCTAGTACAAATGATCCCATGAAAATTTTTCTATGCACTGACGGtgtaaatgacccaacacttataagatgatttttacctttaatatttttattaataacctaagagtgtatttaatataatctaaccattcatttatgtcaGTGCACTGAATCCTCCTCCATGATCCAATACCTATTAGATGATTTCAACTCTTGATATATTTGTAGTCAATATaatttttaataacaaaaaaatgcaCTTAATGTTATCCAACTATTCATTATTATTGATGCAAGTGCACGTTAGTGCTCTAAATTATTTCCTGCATTTACCTACCTTCACACATGCAGTGCCTATACTTGGCCTATACTTGAACAATTTCGCGCTTTTGATAAAATATCTTGGTTCCccaattttttgaaataaagcaAACCAATAGAAAGTGTGGAGCATTTAAATGGCCTCGTAAAGCAAAGCAAAGCTTTAGTTGAGTCTGTTAGCTTAAATGATGCCCTATAAAAACAAAATCGCCACATTTGATGTTATGAGTACCCATTTCTATAAGTCGCtataaggattttttttttttttttgaaaagtaagGAATTTTATTAGTTACATTAAAAATAACCGAAAATcgatgacacacacacacacacacacacacacacatatatatatatatatatatatattatcaaatgaaatttcattacTACTTAAGGGGGTCTATTcctaaaactctctctctcgagTCTTGAGAACACAAAGGTTGTGGCGGCAAGGCACCACCAAATCTCGTCTGCTGGCTCTCCGGCGTCGCCTCGACGTCATCGGGATGCTGCCGGACGGGCAACATATGGTTTAGAGCTCTGGAATCCCTTTGTCCGTGGTGTGGTAGTTGTAGCTGGCCCTATTTGGATCGAGATGGCTATGGGGCTGGAGGTTTTGTGCGCTGGTTTCAAGGAAGGTGACTACAGAGGCGGCTAGTTTCGCTCCAGATGACGGCGACCTTTGCAGCCATCATTGATGGGGTTGGAGGCTTCGATGCAGGGACCCTTACTTGTTTCGTGTTGGGGTCGGTGTGTGTTGCAGCTCATCCTTAGTCTTCTAGGTGGTGGCACAAGATGGTTGGGCGGTGGCGTCGGTGAAGGGTCATAGCCGCGGTAGGTGTGCGTGGAGCATGAAGGCCATTGGGTTGTGGAGAGAAGATGGGTTGGGCTTAACTGTTGGGCCTAGGCAGAAGAGCAGATGGGCTGGGCTTACTATTTGTCCCCTTACTTTGTTCAATGATTTCCTTTTTTAAGGGAACTctactttctttgtttttagggTAACTATAAGTTTCTACCTTTAGGCTTGCTTATTTACTATGTTATTTCATAGTCTGTAGGCTTGCTTGAATATATGAGCATGGGTACCGTCAAATGATCgaacctaatctatgtatcgttGTGATTTTTCACACACTTTTTATCTACCCAGAGATGGTAGAGGGAAgatatgtaatggtcctttCTAGACTGAGTATTAAtatatatcgacatgatattcttcaagaaaaaaaaaattagattttaaaagattttgtttgagtttttataatcaatggatttacttaatcctTAATCCAcagattgtttaaattctatatgaaCACTGATTGATTCTAATAGATTaatttactagtatttgtttagattttacaagtccttatgatgtttttggtaggttaattttttttttcttctttaatattTAAGCAATTGATGTAcggatccaactataatgctatatcaatgacaaAAAAATATGGCAATCTACCATTATTTATGTTatgtataatgatatatgaacaataagagaaaaccaatcaaccaaaatgttacacaaaaaataaagtaataaactaatgacaaaatttatttcatatctaatttacaaaaaaaaaaaacatgtgtcTATGTATTATCTTAACAATACCATTGGAAGTagcttaattagctagaaggattaaggcttctagagctatagtgatataaaaaaatattaaaaaaattattagatgagagcaAAGGCAGAAGATGATAGTGGAAAAATAAGTCTAAGGCAAA belongs to Rosa chinensis cultivar Old Blush chromosome 4, RchiOBHm-V2, whole genome shotgun sequence and includes:
- the LOC112196052 gene encoding transcription factor MUTE, which gives rise to MSHIAVERNRRKQMNEHLKVLRSLTPCFYIKRGDQASIIGGVIEFIKELHQVLQSLESNKRRRKSLSPSPNPSPSQPLLLLPPPALPQLDQSPKFNFGLIDQNHDRAVKELGACCNSPVADVEAKISGSNVVLKIISRRIPGQVVKIISVLERSSFEVLHLNISSMEDTVLYSFVIKIGLECQLSVEDLVLEVQQSLRSDTA